From Drosophila yakuba strain Tai18E2 chromosome 2L, Prin_Dyak_Tai18E2_2.1, whole genome shotgun sequence, one genomic window encodes:
- the LOC6526670 gene encoding reticulon-4-interacting protein 1 homolog, mitochondrial — MAAASFNSILCLRQLVRLNRRQFSAPAQSVVSGSQATGHETPPPTWKPADKMRGWQLHNYGDIDELQLSEKLKIPQIRRSNECLVRVRTTAVNPIDLAMLRGYGATLLNKMRCQPGDGIEFPLILGREFCGELVQTGMGVSLPLGSRVWGVVPLQASVGSHAEYVAVPSSCLAPAPKELDDSEAASVLYAGLTAWSGLYITGGLGGPCGATTASGGGAHKRVLVLGGSGGVGSLAIQILKSQKVQVLATCSENAIEMVRNLGADFVVDYNNAEAMEELCKYAPYDIVLDCAGQGGQKAAETKFDFRQYITFSSPLLANIDKQGLGVGALKNVFDLVQTNVRSVTQRGGLVKWGFFSPAPQGIQFLQKLVEQRKLMPLIDSSYGFSELPKAFEKMKSGHLRGKIVVKLREETGD; from the exons ATGGCGGCTGCCAGCTTTAATTCAATCCTCTGCTTGAGGCAGTTAGTTCGGCTAAACAGGCGCCAGTTTTCAGCCCCGGCGCAATCCGTGGTTTCCGGCTCACAAGCAACTGGCCATGAAACGCCACCACCGACATGGAAACCCGCGGATAAAATGCGCGGATGGCAGCTGCACAACTACGGCGATATTGACGAGCTGCAGCTCTCCGAAAAGCTAAAGATACCCCAGATCCGTAGGTCCAACGAGTGTCTGGTACGCGTCAGGACGACGGCAGTGAACCCCATCGACTTGGCCATGCTTCGTGGATACGGGGCCACGTTGCTGAACAAGATGCGATGCCAGCCGGGCGACGGGATCGAGTTTCCGCTTATTCTGGGCCGCGAGTTCTGCGGCGAGTTGGTGCAGACGGGAATGGGTGTTTCGCTGCCTCTGGGATCCCGTGTCTGGGGAGTGGTACCTCTGCAGGCCAGCGTTGGATCGCATGCAGAGTACGTAGCAGTTCCTTCATCCTGT CTTGCTCCTGCACCAAAAGAACTGGATGATTCCGAGGCCGCCAGCGTGTTGTACGCCGGATTGACGGCTTGGTCGGGTCTGTACATAACCGGAGGCCTTGGTGGTCCTTGTGGAGCTACAACAGCTTCCGGTGGAGGTGCCCACAAGCGGGTCTTGGTACTTGGCGGCTCCGGTGGCGTTGGCTCATTGGCCATTCAAATTCTCAAGTCTCAAAAAGTACAAGTTTTGGCAACCTGCAGCGAAAATGCCATTGAAATGGTTCGCAATCTGGGAGCCGATTTTGTGGTAGACTACAACAACGCAGAGGCCATGGAGGAGCTGTGCAAGTACGCGCCCTATGACATCGTGCTGGACTGCGCCGGACAAGGAGGTCAGAAGGCGGCGGAAACGAAGTTTGATTTTCGCCAGTACATCACCTTCTCATCACCGTTGCTGGCCAACATCGATAAGCAGGGACTGGGAGTGGGCGCGCTCAAGAATGTGTTCGATCTGGTCCAAACTAACGTTAGGTCCGTCACGCAGCGTGGAGGTCTTGTGAAGTGGGGCTTCTTTAGTCCCGCCCCCCAGGGAATTCAATTCCTACAGAAACTAGTGGAGCAGCGAAAG CTGATGCCGCTGATCGATAGCAGCTACGGGTTCAGTGAGCTGCCAAAGGCTTTTGAGAAGATGAAATCCGGGCACCTCCGGGGCAAAATCGTGGTGAAGCTGCGAGAGGAAACTGGCGACTAA
- the LOC6526671 gene encoding uncharacterized protein LOC6526671, producing the protein MDKTKSSLLPYIMDMLSREPQLCTTLDDLVKNIKDIVLEEHINPFGSLKRAVEYALEVGVDLGIISLTDERIRVPFNFRRNLPRTRVPLSTRISPRLGRRAIKQRMPTSTAAKLAGKKRSGRKSKKTAGAASRKRH; encoded by the exons ATGGATAAAACTAAATCATCTTTGCTTCCATATATAATGGACATGCTTAGTCGCGAGCCGCAACTGT GCACTACTTTGGACGATTTGGTCAAGAACATCAAGGATATAGTGCTCGAGGAGCACATCAATCCATTTGGAAGTCTCAAGCGCGCGGTGGAGTACGCCCTGGAGGTGGGCGTCGACCTGGGCATCATCTCGCTGACCGACGAGCGTATCCGCGTGCCCTTCAATTTCCGGAGGAACCTACCCAGGACTAGGGTGCCCCTGAGCACAAGGATCTCGCCTCGCTTGGGCCGCCGGGCGATCAAGCAGCGTATGCCGACGAGCACGGCGGCCAAGCTGGCGGGCAAGAAGCGATCGGGACGAAAGTCCAAGAAGACGGCTGGGGCGGCTTCAAGGAAGCGACACTAG
- the LOC6526672 gene encoding fatty acid synthase, protein MANRKKAQADSAAGEDGDIVISGLSGKLPESSNIEEFKYNLLNGIDMVTDEPRRWEAGIYGLPERMAKMKDTDLEKFDDKFFSVHQKQAELMDPCMRMLLELTHEAIIDAGINPAQLRGSRTGVYIGLSFVETEHEIPNMEPSSINGYCLTGCARAMFANRISYTFDFKGPSFIVDTACSSSLVALNHAFADMRAGRCDYALVAGVNLILKPIFALQFLRLGIVSHDGACKTFDAAANGYARADTCAVVLLQRRKEAKRVYASILNVRTNTDGFKEQGVTFPDGRMQQALLEETYSEIGLNPDEVVYVEAHGSGTPVGDDQEANMLSNFFCRPSRSNPLLIGSVKSNMGHAEPASGVSALAKMIIAMEEGIIPKNLHYRTPNPSVPALVEGKLKVVDRNLPWQGGIVGLNSFGFGGANAHVVLKSHTKAKDPKASPKAGEAEQSLRLVTCSGRTEDAVQQLLKVATEQRHDQELLTLINDIHSHPIPLHPFRGYAVLGTSGCVKEEVLPYEEEERPIWFVYAGMGSQWASMAKDLMQLEVFRNSIQHCAEVLAQVDFDLIDVLTRSTERTFDNMLYSFVSVSAVQVALTDLLRVLDIRPDGIIGHSAGELGAAYMDGCLTAEQTVLAAYWRGRSVLDTPDLPRGKMAAVGLSWEQIGSHIPKDCYPVCHNSDDNCTVSGPPASMDAMIEELTAKGIFVREVGSGGYAFHSPYIEGAAPMLRSSLERLITKPKKKSIRWLSTSVKEAEWESEKNHLASAGYFINNLISPVLFHQAVKRIPANALIVEIAPHGLFRAILRSLSPQISYVSLMQRGHANNFEFLLSQLGRLYAAGGQPQILKISPSIPYPVSRGTPMLGSLVGWDHSQKWNYPKFKGGRQAGQLSVELDLGKEENAYLAGHTIDGRVLFPATGYMTLAWMSLAQQQGLDYLRTPVLFEDVVFHRATILSVGTVVKLALNFFPGSSSFEICEGTSLVASGKIRLVSNVQQEQLQLSSLPGIAGSNKLSTKDIYKELRLRGYDYSGVFQGILESDIAAVTGQLQWADNWISFMDTMLQFRILSNDIRELYVPTGIERALIDPLKHLELAKKHQQKLSVNWHRNISVVKCGGVEIHKMKTAQTQRRSGGQAAPSLERYRFWPNSQHLGQREEQEKSRSTALAVAIQLIIENSGGAVKLKGVELAGSRTTLDALSAIQLLELIEREPILVGDMAVVTSSSSDSELSEQLKEHGIRVIAKDIAAGAVEQQCHFVYAVNMLAQNSVKDLQHCLDSLKAESGFLLLEETASRYNIIGKEKLNKLKLVPVLEQFFGTDRVLVLVRKLTKVPSNQDLTLHLTNKQFKWVNELKNSFAKAQAEERNLYLVAQGEPNSGALGLINCLKREAGGNCLRLYLILDEGLPQFSLEDPFYASQLAKDLVINVYRNGSWGSYRHLKMESRPPMLPVEQAYVNTLVKGDLSSLRWIESPRSSPTQSQLEPCTVYYAPLNFRDVMLASGKLGVDALPGDLAYQDCVLGLEFAGRDSCGRRVMAMVTAKSLATNCLANRNLLWEIPSKWTMEQASTVPCVYATVYYALVVRGQMKEGERILIHAGSGGVGQAAISVALAHGLTVFTTVGSKEKREFLLKRFPKLKAKNIGNSRDTSFEQLIMSETHGNGVELVLNSLSEEKLQASIRCLALNGRFLEIGKFDLSNNTPLGMSVFLKNTSFHGILLDSVMEGEEEMQLMVAKLVAEGIKSGAVQPLPTTVFAEQEIEKAFRFMASGKHIGKVVIKVRLEEEQQAALPRLRQIQAIPRSYMHPEKSYILVGGLGGFGLELANWLVSRGARFLVLSSRSGVKSGYQALMIRRWHDRGVQVQIDTNDVTTAVGCQRLLEVSNKLALVGGIFNLAAVLRDGLIEDQSPKNFEKVSAPKLLATIHLDKISREICPALEYFVCFSSLSCGRGNIGQTNYGLANSTMERICEQRQEYGYPGTAIQWGAIGDTGLIIEHMGNNETVVGGTLPQRMNSCLETLDLFLQQPHPVMASMVVAEKRKTEQSNRMSLIATIANIMGLRDVKSVSDKTTLFDLGMDSLMSTEIKQTLERHFDLVLSAQEIRQLTFSALRQIDAQEPPSASVSSPSATSSLSRTKEEARLEVQPQSDETRKVFAKEVLPQEVMVRLRSKAPVTSEDPAVFFLAPIEGFTIAVEALAASLTCPAYGLQCTEQVPLDSIEACAAYYLRQIQKLQPLGPYHIVGYSYGCLLAHAIAVALEQRRFGVKVIMLDGAPTMASGYVQEAKKQTDDLNRQQSMTLAYFGALLADVDYNQLLQLLDGVQTWSSKLDKLADTLAAHTQQTREVIKKAACMFKQKLLLSESYKGAQQLHSDVVLIKSAEHNAIMAQDYGLKEICSAQIDMHVVEGTHRTFLKEPHTLQIIERVLRKRP, encoded by the exons ATGGCGAACAGGAAGAAAGCCCAGGCGGACTCAGCCGCTGGCGAAGATGGAGACATTGTGATCTCTGGACTCTCCGGGAAGCTGCCGGAGAGCAGCAACATCGAGGAGTTCAAGTACAACCTGCTCAACGGCATCGACATGGTCACAGATGAGCCACGCCGCTGGGAGGCAG GCATCTACGGACTACCCGAGCGCATGGCCAAAATGAAGGACACCGATCTGGAGAAGTTCGACGACAAGTTCTTCAGCGTCCACCAGAAGCAGGCGGAGCTGATGGACCCCTGCATGCGGATGCTGCTGGAGCTGACCCACGAGGCCATAATCGACGCGGGCATCAATCCCGCCCAGCTGCGCGGCAGTCGTACTGGCGTCTACATTGGCCTTTCCTTTGTGGAGACGGAGCACGAGATCCCCAACATGGAGCCGAGCAGCATCAACGGCTACTGCCTGACGGGCTGTGCGCGGGCCATGTTCGCCAATCGCATCTCCTACACGTTCGACTTCAAGGGGCCCAGCTTCATCGTGGACACCGCCTGCTCCAGCTCGCTGGTGGCCTTGAACCACGCGTTCGCGGACATGCGGGCGGGTCGCTGTGATTACGCCCTGGTGGCGGGTGTAAATCTCATCCTGAAGCCCATCTTTGCCCTCCAGTTTCTGAGGCTGGGCATCGTGAGCCACGACGGCGCCTGCAAGACCTTCGATGCGGCGGCCAACGGCTATGCTCGGGCGGACACCTGCGCCGTTGTGCTGCTCCAGAGGCGGAAGGAGGCCAAGCGGGTGTACGCCAGCATCCTGAATGTGCGCACAAATACGGACGGGTTCAAGGAGCAGGGCGTCACCTTTCCAGACGGGCGCATGCAGCAGGCTCTGCTGGAGGAGACCTACAGCGAGATCGGCCTCAATCCGGACGAGGTGGTCTACGTGGAGGCACACGGCAGCGGCACGCCGGTGGGCGATGACCAGGAAGCCAACATGCTGAGCAACTTCTTCTGCCGCCCCTCGCGATCCAATCCGCTGCTGATTGGATCTGTGAAGTCGAACATGGGACACGCGGAGCCAGCCTCGGGAGTGAGTGCCCTGGCCAAGATGATCATCGCCATGGAGGAGGGCATTATTCCAAAGAATTTGCACTATCGCACGCCCAATCCTTCGGTTCCGGCTCTGGTCGAGGGTAAGCTTAAGGTGGTGGATCGGAATCTTCCCTGGCAGGGTGGCATTGTGGGTCTGAACTCCTTCGGCTTTGGAGGAGCCAATGCCCATGTGGTGCTAAAGTCCCACACTAAAGCCAAAGATCCCAAGGCATCCCCAAAGGCTGGAGAAGCCGAGCAATCCTTGCGGCTGGTTACCTGTTCCGGCCGCACGGAGGATGCAGTGCAACAGTTGCTGAAAGTGGCCACCGAGCAGAGGCACGATCAGGAGCTGCTGACCCTCATCAATGACATCCACTCGCATCCTATTCCCCTCCATCCCTTCAGGGGATATGCTGTCCTCGGAACCAGTGGATGCGTTAAGGAGGAGGTGCTGCCCtacgaggaggaggagcgaCCCATCTGGTTCGTCTACGCCGGCATGGGCAGTCAATGGGCCAGCATGGCCAAGGATCTCATGCAACTGGAGGTGTTCCGGAACTCTATTCAGCACTGTGCTGAG GTGCTGGCCCAGGTGGACTTTGATCTTATTGATGTGCTGACCCGTTCCACGGAGCGGACCTTTGACAACATGCTGTACTCCTTCGTCTCCGTGTCCGCCGTGCAGGTGGCTTTGACGGATCTCCTCCGTGTGCTGGACATACGCCCAGATGGAATCATTGGCCATTCGGCTGGGGAACTGGGCGCAGCCTACATGGACGGTTGTCTAACGGCGGAGCAAACAGTGCTGGCCGCCTACTGGCGCGGCAGGAGCGTCCTGGACACTCCGGACTTGCCGCGTGGAAAGATGGCTGCCGTAGGCTTGAGCTGGGAGCAGATCGGTTCTCACATCCCCAAGGACTGCTATCCGGTGTGCCACAACAGTGATGACAATTGCACGGTGTCTGGGCCACCGGCATCCATGGACGCGATGATAGAGGAGCTCACGGCGAAGGGAATTTTCGTGAGGGAGGTTGGCTCTGGCGGCTATGCCTTCCACAGTCCGTACATCGAAGGAGCAGCGCCCATGCTACGTAGCAGTCTGGAGCGACTCATTACAAAGCCCAAGAAGAAGAGTATTCGGTGGCTTAGTACAAGTGTGAAAGAAGCGGAGTGGGAGTCGGAAAAGAATCACCTGGCATCGGCGGGCTACTTTATAAACAACCTCATATCCCCCGTGCTCTTTCACCAAGCCGTCAAGCGGATTCCAGCAAACGCTCTCATTGTGGAGATTGCACCCCATGGACTCTTCAGGGCGATTCTCCGATCCCTAAGTCCGCAGATAAGCTATGTGAGTCTGATGCAGCGAGGTCATGCCAATAACTTTGAGTTCTTACTGAGTCAGTTGGGCAGACTCTACGCTGCCGGAGGGCAGCCACAGATCCTCAAGATCTCCCCTTCCATACCCTATCCCGTTTCCCGTGGCACTCCCATGCTGGGCTCCTTGGTGGGGTGGGATCACTCACAGAAGTGGAACTACCCCAAGTTCAAAGGCGGCAGACAGGCTGGTCAGCTCAGTGTGGAACTGGATTTGGGCAAGGAGGAAAACGCCTATCTAGCGGGGCACACGATCGACGGCAGAGTCCTATTTCCGGCAACCGGCTACATGACTCTGGCCTGGATGAGTCTGGCCCAACAGCAGGGATTGGACTACTTGCGCACGCCCGTGCTATTCGAGGATGTGGTCTTCCATCGGGCCACGATCCTCAGCGTGGGCACTGTGGTGAAGCTGGCACTCAACTTCTTTCCGGGCAGCAGCTCCTTTGAAATCTGTGAAGGCACCAGCCTGGTGGCGTCGGGCAAGATCCGTCTGGTGAGCAAtgtgcagcaggagcagcttcAGCTGTCATCTCTGCCGGGAATCGCCGGCTCTAACAAGCTGAGCACCAAGGACATTTACAAGGAGCTGCGACTTAGGGGCTACGACTACAGTGGTGTTTTCCAGGGCATTTTGGAGTCGGATATTGCAGCGGTGACGGGTCAGTTGCAGTGGGCGGACAACTGGATAAGTTTTATGGACACCATGCTGCAGTTCCGCATCCTGAGCAATGATATCCGTGAGCTGTACGTGCCCACGGGTATAGAGAGGGCGTTGATAGATCCTCTCAAGCACCTGGAGCTGGCAAAGAAGCACCAACAGAAGTTAAGTGTCAACTGGCATCGCAACATTTCCGTGGTCAAGTGCGGTGGAGTGGAGATACACAAGATGAAGACCGCCCAGACCCAGAGGCGATCTGGTGGCCAAGCTGCACCCAGCTTGGAGCGCTATAGATTCTGGCCTAACTCCCAGCACTTGGGGCAGCGGGAGGAGCAGGAAAAGTCAAGGAGTACAGCCCTGGCGGTGGCCATTCAATTGATCATCGAGAACAGCGGTGGAGCAGTGAAGCTCAAGGGCGTGGAGCTGGCCGGATCGCGAACCACTTTGGACGCGCTAAGTGCCATCCAGCTGCTTGAGCTGATCGAAAGGGAACCGATTCTGGTGGGCGATATGGCGGTGGTTACCAGCTCCTCCAGTGACTCCGAACTGAGTGAGCAGCTGAAGGAGCACGGCATTCGGGTGATAGCCAAGGATATCGCAGCTGGTGCGGTGGAGCAGCAATGCCATTTCGTATACGCTGTGAACATGCTAGCCCAGAACTCTGTCAAGGATCTGCAGCACTGCTTGGATAGTCTTAAGGCCGAGTCGGGATTCCTGCTCCTGGAGGAAACGGCCAGCAGGTATAACATAATAGGAAAGGAGAAGTTGAACAAACTGAAGCTGGTGCCCGTTTTGGAGCAGTTCTTTGGTACGGATCGAGTGCTTGTTCTGGTCAGGAAACTAACGAAGGTGCCGTCCAACCAAGACCTGACCCTTCACCTAACCAATAAGCAGTTCAAGTGGGTCAACGAGCTCAAGAACTCTTTTGCCAAGGCCCAGGCTGAAGAGAGAAACCTCTACTTGGTGGCCCAGGGTGAACCCAATTCAGGAGCTCTGGGTTTGATAAATTGCCTGAAGAGGGAAGCTGGAGGGAATTGCCTACGCCTTTACCTCATTCTCGATGAGGGTCTGCCCCAGTTCTCCCTGGAGGATCCCTTCTACGCCTCACAGTTGGCCAAGGATCTGGTCATCAATGTGTACAGGAATGGAAGCTGGGGTAGCTACCGTCACCTGAAGATGGAATCCCGCCCGCCCATGCTGCCAGTGGAGCAGGCGTATGTTAACACCCTGGTCAAGGGGGATCTCTCCTCACTTCGCTGGATCGAGAGTCCTCGTTCCAGTCCCACGCAGTCGCAGTTGGAGCCCTGCACCGTTTACTATGCTCCGCTCAATTTCCGGGATGTGATGTTGGCCTCCGGAAAACTGGGAGTGGATGCTTTGCCTGGGGATCTGGCCTATCAGGACTGCGTCCTTGGTCTGGAGTTCGCTGGCAGGGATTCGTGTGGCCGTCGTGTAATGGCCATGGTCACTGCCAAATCGCTGGCCACCAATTGCTTGGCCAACCGGAATCTCCTCTGGGAAATCCCATCGAAGTGGACCATGGAGCAGGCTTCGACGGTTCCGTGCGTTTATGCCACTGTTTATTACGCTTTGGTGGTCAGGGGTCAAATGAAGGAGGGTGAAAGGATACTCATCCACGCCGGCTCCGGAGGAGTTGGTCAGGCGGCCATTTCGGTGGCTCTGGCTCACGGACTGACCGTCTTCACCACCGTGGGCAGCAAGGAGAAGCGGGAGTTCCTGCTGAAGCGATTCCCCAAGCTGAAGGCTAAGAATATTGGCAACTCGCGAGACACCTCCTTCGAGCAATTGATCATGAGTGAAACGCACGGAAATGGAGTGGAACTGGTGCTGAACTCCCTTTCCGAGGAGAAGCTGCAAGCCTCCATCCGCTGCCTGGCTCTGAATGGTCGCTTCCTGGAGATCGGTAAGTTCGACTTGAGCAACAACACCCCGTTGGGCATGTCCGTGTTCCTCAAGAACACCTCCTTCCACGGAATTCTTCTGGACAGCGTGATGGAGGGCGAGGAGGAGATGCAGCTAATGGTGGCCAAGTTGGTGGCGGAGGGCATCAAGAGTGGGGCAGTGCAGCCGCTGCCCACCACCGTCTTTGCGGAGCAGGAGATCGAAAAGGCGTTCCGCTTCATGGCCTCCGGCAAACATATTGGCAAGGTGGTGATCAAGGTACGtttggaggaggagcagcaggcagCTCTTCCGCGACTTAGGCAAATTCAGGCCATTCCGCGCTCCTACATGCACCCGGAGAAGAGCTACATCTTGGTGGGGGGACTTGGCGGCTTCGGTCTGGAGCTGGCCAACTGGCTAGTTTCCCGAGGAGCCCGCTTCCTGGTTCTGAGCTCTCGTTCTGGGGTGAAGAGTGGCTATCAGGCCCTGATGATTCGCCGCTGGCACGACCGTGGAGTCCAGGTTCAGATCGATACCAACGATGTGACCACTGCTGTTGGTTGCCAGAGACTCCTGGAGGTTAGCAATAAGTTGGCCCTGGTTGGGGGCATCTTCAACCTGGCGGCAGTGCTACGGGATGGATTGATCGAAGATCAAAGCCCGAAGAACTTTGAAAAGGTAAGTGCACCAAAGCTGCTGGCCACCATTCACCTGGACAAGATCTCCCGGGAAATTTGTCCTGCACTGGAGTACTTCGTGTGCTTCTCAAGTTTGTCCTGCGGCAGGGGAAACATTGGACAGACCAACTACGGCCTGGCCAACTCAACGATGGAAAGGATCTGCGAGCAGCGGCAGGAATATGGTTATCCGGGCACAGCGATTCAATGGGGAGCCATTGGAGACACCGGACTGATCATCGAGCACATGGGCAACAACGAAACTGTTGTGGGCGGCACTCTGCCGCAGCGGATGAACAGCTGTCTGGAGACCCTGGACCTGTTcctgcagcagccgcatccCGTCATGGCCTCCATGGTCGTGGCGGAGAAGCGCAAGACGGAGCAGTCCAACCGGATGAGCTTGATAGCCACCATCGCGAATATCATGGGTCTGAGGGATGTGAAGAGCGTCTCCGACAAGACCACCCTCTTTGACCTGGGCATGGACTCGCTGATGAGCACAGAGATAAAGCAGACGCTAGAGCGTCACTTTGACCTGGTCCTGAGCGCCCAGGAGATCCGCCAGCTGACCTTTAGCGCCCTGCGCCAAATAGACGCCCAGGAGCCGCCCTCCGCTTCAGTGTCGTCGCCCTCAGCCACTTCCAGCCTATCAAGGACCAAGGAGGAGGCCAGGTTGGAGGTCCAGCCTCAGAGCGATGAGACGCGCAAGGTATTCGCCAAGGAAGTATTACCCCAGGAGGTGATGGTGCGCCTCCGTTCAAAGGCGCCCGTGACCAGCGAGGATCCGGCTGTGTTCTTCCTGGCTCCCATCGAGGGATTCACAATAGCCGTGGAGGCGCTGGCCGCGTCGCTCACCTGCCCCGCCTACGGGCTGCAGTGCACGGAGCAAGTGCCTCTGGACTCCATCGAGGCCTGTGCCGCCTACTATCTTCGCCAAATTCAGAAGCTCCAGCCCCTCGGACCCTACCACATCGTTGGCTACTCCTACGGCTGCCTGCTTGCCCACGCCATTGCTGTGGCGCTGGAGCAGCGCCGCTTCGGGGTCAAGGTCATCATGCTGGACGGAGCGCCCACCATGGCCAGCGGCTATGTCCAGGAGGCCAAGAAGCAGACGGACGACCTCAACCGGCAGCAGTCCATGACGTTGGCCTACTTCGGAGCCCTGCTCGCCGACGTGGACTACAACCAG CTGCTGCAACTCCTCGATGGAGTCCAGACGTGGTCCTCCAAGCTGGACAAACTGGCAGACACTCTAGCTGCTCACACGCAGCAAACCAGAGAAGTG ATCAAGAAGGCCGCCTGCATGTTCAAACAGAAGCTACTCCTTTCCGAGAGCTACAAGGGCGCCCAGCAGCTCCACAGCGACGTGGTCTTGATCAAGTCGGCGGAGCACAATGCGATCATGGCCCAGGACTATGGCCTCAAGGAG ATTTGCAGTGCCCAGATCGACATGCATGTGGTGGAGGGCACACACAGGACGTTCCTCAAGGAGCCGCACACTCTGCAGATCATCGAACGCGTCCTGAGGAAGCGTCCCTAA